Proteins encoded by one window of Trichoplusia ni isolate ovarian cell line Hi5 unplaced genomic scaffold, tn1 tig00003720, whole genome shotgun sequence:
- the LOC113508060 gene encoding uncharacterized protein LOC113508060 has protein sequence MREVLNPEDVRVSRPVKTAEVRITGLDDSVTPEEVVVAVARSGECPPDRVRAGDIRTDATGLGVVWVRCPVASAKKIAVAGEVKVGWVAARVKLLQPRALRCFRCLEKGHVRAKCTSAADRSDLCYRCGQPGHKAAQCSAALNCCLCSAAGKPAGHRLGGGACGMPTSTAKKAGRGAPSLPG, from the coding sequence ATGAGGGAGGTCCTCAACCCCGAGGACGTCCGGGTCTCCAGACCGGTGAAAACCGCAGAGGTGCGGATCACCGGTCTGGATGATTCCGTGACCCCCGAGGAAGTGGTGGTGGCCGTTGCCCGTAGCGGAGAGTGTCCGCCGGATAGGGTGCGGGCCGGCGACATACGCACCGACGCCACCGGACTCGGCGTAGTCTGGGTTCGGTGCCCCGTGGCGTCGGCGAAGAAGATCGCCGTAGCTGGCGAAGTGAAGGTGGGCTGGGTTGCAGCGAGGGTAAAACTCCTGCAACCCCGGGCTTTGAGGTGCTTCCGGTGCCTGGAAAAGGGGCACGTCCGGGCAAAGTGCACCTCCGCAGCAGACCGCAGCGATCTCTGCTATCGCTGCGGTCAGCCCGGTCACAAGGCGGCCCAGTGTTCCGCCGCGCTAAACTGCTGCCTGTGTTCGGCCGCGGGGAAGCCGGCGGGACACAGATTGGGCGGGGGAGCCTGTGGCATGCCCACCAGCACTGCCAAAAAGGCAGGGAGAGGAGCTCCAAGCCTGCCGGGGTAA
- the LOC113508059 gene encoding uncharacterized protein LOC113508059 produces the protein MAQFHFLQGNINHSARAQDLLLQSMAEWSIDVAVVAEPYFVPARDNWLGCADGSVAIIGGTLIDPSRGRGWVSAVSDGIAVVGAYFSPNKSLADFEGFLVELGAVVNRYHPRPVLVLGDLNAKSSAWGSPVTDSRGEVLEEWAVTTGLVVLNRGSEYTCVRQRGGSIVDVSFASPSVAGRVRDWRVAVDVETLSDHRYIRFDVSAQTAKRPPSNNPDQRRPPMALSASNRELLEEAAL, from the coding sequence ATGGCGCAATTCCATTTCCTCCAGGGCAACATCAATCACTCTGCCAGAGCTCAGGATCTTCTACTCCAGAGCATGGCAGAGTGGTCGATCGACGTGGCTGTGGTCGCCGAGCCGTACTTCGTCCCCGCCCGTGACAACTGGTTGGGGTGCGCTGACGGTTCGGTGGCAATTATTGGCGGGACTCTGATCGACCCGTCCAGGGGCCGCGGCTGGGTTTCCGCGGTTTCGGACGGCATCGCCGTCGTGGGGGCGTATTTCTCCCCCAACAAGAGTCTCGCCGACTTCGAGGGTTTCCTTGTCGAGTTGGGCGCCGTCGTGAACCGCTACCACCCTCGTCCCGTTCTGGTGCTCGGGGATCTCAACGCCAAGTCATCGGCGTGGGGATCTCCGGTCACTGACTCTCGGGGCGAGGTGTTGGAAGAGTGGGCGGTGACGACCGGTCTGGTCGTCCTGAATCGGGGATCGGAATACACGTGCGTGCGGCAGCGGGGCGGGTCGATTGTGGACGTCTCGTTCGCAAGCCCCTCTGTCGCCGGCCGAGTCCGCGACTGGCGTGTCGCCGTGGATGTGGAGACGTTATCGGACCATCGTTATATCCGGTTCGACGTCTCCGCCCAGACCGCGAAACGGCCGCCATCCAACAACCCCGATCAACGACGGCCCCCGATGGCGCTCAGCGCATCGAACAGGGAACTACTCGAGGAAGCTGCCTTA